Proteins found in one Panicum hallii strain FIL2 chromosome 4, PHallii_v3.1, whole genome shotgun sequence genomic segment:
- the LOC112889491 gene encoding auxin-responsive protein IAA23-like: MSTSSANSAASPAVSGLDYDDTALTLALPGSSSSTADPTAAADRKRAHADHYKPPSPKARAVGWPPVRAYRRNALRDEAKLVKVAVDGAPYLRKVDLAAHDGYAALLLALHGMFASCLGADGAGRLVDAATGAEYVPTYEDKDGDWMLVGDVPFKMFVDSCKRIRLMKSSEAVNLSPRTASQ, from the exons ATGTCGACGAGCTCCGCCAACTCCGCGGCGTCCCCGGCCGTGTCCGGCCTGGACTACGACGACACGGCGCTCACTCTCGCCCTCCCGGGTTcatcctcctccaccgccgaccCCACCGCCGCTGCCGACCGCAAGCGCGCCCACGCCGACCACTACAAGCCGCCCTCCCCAAA ggcgcGGGCCGTGGGGTGGCCGCCGGTGCGCGCGTACCGGCGCAACGCGCTGCGCGACGAGGCCAAGCTCGTCAAGGTGGCCGTGGACGGCGCGCCGTACCTGCGCAAGGTGGACCTCGCGGCGCACGACGGGTACGCGGCGCTGCTCCTCGCGCTGCACGGCATGTTCGCCTCCTGCCTCGGCGCCGACGGCGCCGGGAGGCTCGTGGACGCCGCCACCGGCGCCGAGTACGTGCCCACCTACGAGGACAAGGACGGCGACTGGATGCTCGTCGGAGACGTCCCCTTCAA GATGTTCGTGGACTCGTGCAAGCGGATCCGTCTCATGAAGAGCTCCGAGGCTGTCAACCTAT CTCCAAGGACAGCATCCCAATGA
- the LOC112889420 gene encoding palmitoyl-acyl carrier protein thioesterase, chloroplastic-like — MAASIAASAFFPGSPAPAPAAPKNGLGERPESLDVRGVAAKPGSSSNAVRAGKTRAHAAVPKVNGGGKSAVADGEHETVPSSVPRTFYNQLPDWSMLLAAITTIFLAAEKQWTLLDWKPKRPDMLSDTFGFGRIIHDGLMFRQNFSIRSYEIGADRTASIETMMNHLQETALNHVKTAGLLGDGFGSTPEMSKRNLFWVVSQMQAIVERYPCWGDTVEVDTWVSANGKNGMRRDWHIRDSITGDTILKATSKWVMMNKLTRKLARIPDEVRTEIEPYFFERSAILDEDNRKLPKLPEDKSTAANYVRTGLTPRWADLDINQHVNNVKYIAWILESAPISILENHELASIVLDYKRECGRDSVLQSHTTVHTDCNSESGETTLHCEHVLSLESGPTMVKARTMWRPKGTKAQETVVLSSL; from the exons ATGGCCGCCTCCATCGCGGCCTCGGCCTTCTTCCCggggtcgccggcgccggcgccagccGCGCCCAAGAACGGCCTCGGAGAGCGGCCCGAAAGCCTGGACGTCCGCGGAGTCGCCGCGAAGCCAGGATCCTCGTCGAATGCCGTGAGGGCAGGCAAGACGCGCGCCCACGCTGCCGTCCCCAAGGTGAACGGAGGGGGCAAGTCGGCGGTGGCAGATGGGGAGCACGAGACCGTGCCCTCCTCGGTGCCGAGGACGTTCTATAACCAGCTCCCCGACTGGAGTATGCTCCTCGCGGCCATCACGACCATCTTCTTGGCCGCCGAGAAGCAGTGGACGCTGCTCGACTGGAAGCCCAAACGCCCTGACATGCTTTCTGATACTTTTGGCTTTGGCCGGATCATACATGACGGGCTCATGTTCAGGCAGAACTTCTCCATTAGGTCCTATGAGATTGGGGCGGATAGGACGGCGTCTATAGAAACGATGATGAACCATTTGCAG GAAACTGCTCTTAATCATGTGAAGACTGCTGGGCTGCTAGGTGATGGATTCGGCTCCACACCAGAGATGAGTAAACGAAACTTGTTCTGGGTGGTTAGCCAAATGCAGGCCATCGTCGAGCGTTATCCATGCTG GGGTGATACTGTTGAAGTAGATACATGGGTTAGTGCTAATGGTAAAAATGGAATGCGTCGGGATTGGCATATACGTGATTCTATAACAGGCGACACGATACTGAAGGCAACAAG TAAATGGGTGATGATGAACAAGCTTACGAGGAAACTTGCAAGAATTCCAGATGAAGTCCGGACTGAAATAGAGCCTTACTTTTTTGAGCGATCTGCTATTCTTGATGAAGACAACCGCAAACTTCCAAAACTACCAGAGGATAAAAGTACTGCAGCAAATTATGTCCGAACAGGACTGACT CCTCGGTGGGCTGATCTTGATATAAATCAGCATGTCAATAATGTTAAATACATCGCATGGATTCTTGAG AGTGCACCGATCTCTATTCTTGAGAACCATGAATTGGCCAGCATTGTGCTTGATTACAAAAGGGAGTGTGGCCGGGATAGTGTGCTGCAGTCACACACCACCGTGCACACTGATTGCAACAGTGAGTCTGGAGAAACAACCTTGCACTGTGAGCATGTGCTGAGCCTTGAATCAGGTCCGACCATGGTGAAAGCCCGGACCATGTGGAGGCCGAAGGGAACCAAGGCCCAAGAAACAGTAGTTCTTTCTTCATTGTGA